A stretch of the Porifericola rhodea genome encodes the following:
- a CDS encoding thioredoxin family protein, whose product MNSVITQKHIDRAMSYDQYLTLVKQLLDENRTTGNNQSPAMLEYTKLNAQRMRRLNKTIVLDDLLVEKLKSSFEPQIWLVVTEAWCGDAAQNIPLLAKMAEQSENIDLKLILRDEYPEVIDGYLTNGGRAIPKLISLTSQLEEIGSWGPRPQIAHQLVATYKANPDVDKKVFNEAVQGWYAKDKTKSMQQEFIMLLDKWLKKV is encoded by the coding sequence ATGAATTCAGTAATCACGCAGAAGCACATAGATAGAGCTATGTCTTACGACCAGTATTTGACTTTAGTAAAACAACTACTGGATGAAAATAGAACAACGGGCAATAACCAAAGCCCGGCTATGCTGGAATATACCAAGTTAAATGCTCAGCGCATGCGCCGACTTAATAAGACTATTGTGCTGGACGATCTGCTGGTAGAAAAGTTGAAATCTTCTTTTGAGCCACAGATATGGCTGGTTGTTACCGAAGCTTGGTGTGGAGATGCAGCACAAAATATTCCTTTGCTGGCTAAAATGGCTGAACAAAGTGAAAATATTGATCTTAAGTTAATCCTTAGAGATGAGTATCCGGAAGTAATAGATGGCTATTTAACAAACGGAGGACGTGCAATTCCAAAACTGATTAGCCTGACGTCACAATTGGAAGAGATAGGCAGTTGGGGGCCACGCCCCCAAATAGCTCATCAACTGGTAGCTACTTATAAAGCAAACCCTGATGTTGATAAAAAAGTGTTTAACGAGGCAGTACAGGGCTGGTATGCTAAAGATAAGACCAAAAGTATGCAGCAGGAGTTTATTATGCTCCTGGATAAATGGCTGAAAAAAGTTTAA